From a region of the Helianthus annuus cultivar XRQ/B chromosome 5, HanXRQr2.0-SUNRISE, whole genome shotgun sequence genome:
- the LOC110941761 gene encoding U-box domain-containing protein 19, with protein MLTTFDQTTRRILHFPAVFPCQNVNPTTLLHSILSLSNSITKYQPEFFPTQRRNAREAIRQVTILSMFVNEIINQDVSSLPDSAILCFCELHYSFQKIEFLLKDCTRSGARLYILMKSHVVTNQFLTVIRAIATTLDILPLSLFKVSQDVEEMVDMVKKQASTTTTSVVLDRDDEYVVVKRFALILNRFENRFEPDPIMIRQALCHIRISSWSECHNEVMFLNEEISLCLLENNGSDLHLLHGLAGFMQYCRGVLFENSSVENMHYQIYHSNEKDELNLSCLNPEDFRCPISLELMMDPVTVSTGQTYDRVSIQKWLNSGNLICPKTGGKLATTELVPNSNLRKVIRQYCIGHGVSVSRFQMHNRDISSTSLPGSVASAEAIKLLSEYLVRRLCNGTAKQKNSAAYEIRLLAKSSIFNRFCLIEAGVIPPLLTLLLSSDSTIQENAIAGLLKLSKHSNGKKTVINHNGLSSIVSVLRNGLTQGCKQAAAATIFYLSSIQTNRKLIGEIPEAIPALIEQVRAGTSCGRKNSLAALFLILLEPRNHKTALSLGIIPLLSTLISTSEKPEIVMDSLSVVAALAESFDGSDRILKDLSLSLIINTLKKSASKECCVTCVSILLALSNNWGDKVIAVLASEPNLMSLLYSLSVTAGSQAGKKARALFRIVNRFLVTSGLGSMVNWDSSRFEPVRSC; from the coding sequence ATGCTTACAACATTCGACCAAACCACTCGCCGGATTCTCCACTTTCCGGCGGTTTTTCCATGCCAAAATGTCAACCCAACAACTCTTCTTCACTCCATACTCTCCCTTTCCAACTCCATCACCAAATACCAGCCCGAATTCTTCCCTACACAACGTCGTAACGCCCGCGAGGCGATACGACAAGTTACAATCCTCTCAATGTTCGTCAATGAAATCATTAACCAAGACGTATCCAGTTTACCAGATTCCGCAATACTTTGTTTTTGTGAACTTCACTATTCGTTCCAGAAGATTGAATTTCTACTCAAAGACTGCACACGCAGCGGAGCTAGACTTTACATTTTGATGAAATCACACGTCGTAACGAACCAGTTTTTGACAGTTATACGCGCTATTGCGACCACGCTTGATATCCTGCCGTTGAGTTTGTTCAAAGTGTCAcaagatgttgaagaaatggtggATATGGTTAAGAAGCAAGCGAGTACAACTACAACAAGTGTTGTACTCGATCGGGATGATGAGTATGTTGTTGTTAAACGATTCGCCCTGATTTTGAACCGGTTTGAAAACCGGTTCGAGCCTGATCCGATTATGATCAGGCAAGCGCTGTGTCATATTCGGATCAGTAGCTGGAGCGAGTGTCATAACGAAGTTATGTTTTTGAACGAAGAGATTTCGTTATGTTTGTTAGAAAATAATGGGAGTGACTTGCATTTATTGCATGGTTTAGCTGGATTCATGCAGTATTGCAGGGGAGTTTTGTTTGAAAACTCTTCTGTTGAGAATATGCATTACCAAATTTACCACTCCAACGAAAAGGATGAACTAAACCTTAGTTGTTTAAACCCGGAGGATTTTCGGTGTCCGATTTCTCTGGAATTGATGATGGATCCAGTGACTGTTTCCACCGGTCAGACATACGATCGGGTTTCGATTCAAAAATGGCTGAATTCGGGCAACTTAATATGCCCGAAAACCGGGGGGAAACTAGCAACAACCGAGCTAGTCCCCAATTCGAATCTTCGAAAAGTTATTCGACAATATTGCATTGGTCATGGAGTTTCGGTGTCGAGGTTTCAAATGCATAACCGAGATATATCCTCAACGAGTCTCCCCGGTAGTGTAGCATCCGCGGAAGCAATCAAACTCTTGAGTGAATATCTAGTGAGAAGATTGTGTAACGGGACGGCGAAACAGAAGAACAGCGCAGCTTATGAAATAAGATTACTCGCGAAATCGAGTATTTTTAATCGATTTTGTTTGATCGAAGCGGGCGTGATCCCTCCGCTGTTAACATTACTTTTGTCATCAGATTCAACCATTCAAGAAAACGCCATTGCGGGTTTACTCAAGCTATCGAAACATTCGAATGGGAAGAAAACTGTTATCAATCACAACGGCCTGAGTTCGATCGTATCCGTGTTAAGAAACGGATTGACACAAGGATGTAAACAGGCCGCAGCCGCTACAATCTTTTACTTATCATCCATTCAAACAAACCGAAAGCTTATCGGAGAAATCCCAGAAGCTATTCCGGCTCTGATCGAACAGGTCAGAGCCGGAACATCTTGTGGGAGAAAGAACTCATTAGCCGCGCTATTCTTGATCCTCCTAGAACCGAGAAACCACAAAACCGCGCTCTCGTTGGGGATCATTCCTTTACTATCCACTCTCATTTCCACTTCAGAAAAACCCGAAATTGTTATGGATTCATTGTCAGTTGTGGCTGCATTAGCCGAAAGCTTCGATGGGTCTGATAGAATCTTGAAAGATCTATCGTTGTCATTGATCATCAACACTCTAAAGAAATCCGCTTCGAAAGAGTGTTGTGTGACTTGTGTCTCAATCTTGCTAGCGTTGAGCAACAATTGGGGAGACAAAGTGATTGCAGTTTTGGCAAGTGAACCTAATTTGATGAGTTTGTTGTACTCGTTATCAGTAACCGCGGGTTCACAGGCGGGCAAGAAGGCTCGAGCATTGTTTCGAATCGTGAACAGGTTCCTTGTGACTAGCGGTTTGGGTTCGATGGTTAACTGGGATTCATCAAGATTTGAACCAGTTCGTTCTTGTTAG
- the LOC110941760 gene encoding protease Do-like 9 — MVDNKRKRGRKPKSIVPETLDLQSTKPPSSSTSIDDLTTTITTTTPTSTHHHHHLRRRRRNPPPETPDKTLISASPSNHIENGKINGNVSLNGNGSLNGLMLDSVVMAMARVVPAMDAVVKVFCTHTEPNFSLPWQRKRQFSSSSSGFVISGRRVLTNAHSVEHYTQVKLKKRGSDTKFVATVLAIGTECDIALLTVEDDEFWVGVSPVEFGDLPALQDAVTVVGYPIGGDTISVTSGVVSRIEILSYVHGSTELLGLQIDAAINSGNSGGPAFNDKGNCVGIAFQSLKHEDAENIGYVIPTPVIMHFIQDYEKNGSYTGFPILGVEWQKMENPDLRKSTGMKDNQKGVRIRRIDPTAPEYKVLKPSDIILSFDGVDIANDGTVPFRHGERIGFSYLVSHKYTGDTAQIKVLRDSKILKFNIKFETHGKLIPAHNKGRPPSYYIIAGLVFTTVSVPYLRSEYGKDYGYDAPVKLLDKLLHELPKSRDEQTVVVSQVLVADINIGYEEIVNTQVLAFNGQPVKNLKSLANMVESCTDEYLKFELEYQQIVVLQTKTAKAATVDILSTHCIPSAMSDDLKT, encoded by the exons ATGGTCGACAACAAGCGCAAACGCGGCCGTAAACCCAAATCCATCGTACCCGAAACCCTAGATCTCCAATCCACCAAACCACCGTCTTCATCCACCTCCATCGACGatctcaccaccaccatcaccaccaccaccccgacctccactcaccaccaccaccacctccgccgCCGTCGCCGTAATCCCCCACCCGAAACCCCCGATAAAACCCTAATTTCCGCCTCCCCATCTAACCACATCGAAAACGGTAAAATTAACGGTAACGTTAGTTTGAACGGTAATGGTAGTTTGAACGGTTTGATGCTGGATAGTGTGGTGATGGCGATGGCTAGGGTTGTGCCCGCAATGGATGCTGTTGTGAAGGTGTTTTGCACCCACACCGAACCGAATTTCTCGTTACCATGGCAGAGGAAGAGGCAGTTTAGTTCTAGTAGCAGTGGGTTTGTGATTAGTGGAAGGAGAGTGTTAACTAATGCACATTCAGTTGAGCATTATACACAGGTTAAGCTTAAGAAACGCGGGTCCGATACGAAGTTTGTCGCCACGGTTCTTGCAATTGGGACTGAATGCGATATCG CTTTGCTTACTGTTGAGGATGATGAGTTTTGGGTGGGTGTATCGCCTGTTGAGTTTGGGGATTTGCCTGCGCTTCAAGACGCGGTTACGGTTGTGGGATATCCGATTGGGGGAGATACGATATCGGTTACGAGTGGGGTTGTTTCGCGTATAGAGATATTGTCTTATGTTCATGGGTCGACTGAGCTTTTGGGATTGCAG ATAGATGCTGCGATTAACTCGGGGAATTCTGGCGGGCCTGCGTTTAATGATAAGGGGAATTGTGTTGGTATTGCGTTTCAGTCTCTTAAACATGAGGATGCTGAAAACATCGGATATGTCATACCAACGCCTGTGATAATGCATTTCATCCAAGATTATGAGAAAAATGGATCGTATACGG GATTTCCTATTCTCGGGGTCGAATGGCAGAAGATGGAAAACCCTGATTTGCGTAAGTCTACAGGGATGAAAGATAACCAAAAAGGTGTTCGTATTCGAAGAATTGACCCCACCGCTCCTGAATATAAAGTTCTAAAACCGTCTGATATTATTCTTAGTTTTGATGGGGTCGATATTGCCAATGATGGAACCG TTCCGTTTAGGCACGGAGAGAGGATTGGTTTTAGCTATCTCGTATCGCATAAATACACCGGAGATACAGCTCAAATCAAAGTCCTGCGCGACTCAAAAATCCTGAAATTTAATATCAAGTTTGAGACTCACGGAAAACTAATTCCTGCACACAATAAGGGTAGACCTCCGTCTTATTACATCATTGCAGGTTTGGTTTTTACAACCGTATCTGTTCCGTATCTTCGTTCCGAG TATGGGAAGGACTACGGATACGATGCTCCAGTTAAGCTGTTAGACAAACTTCTGCATGAATTGCCGAAGTCGCGAGATGAACAGACTGTTGTTGTTTCACAG GTACTTGTGGCTGATATCAACATAGGATACGAGGAGATTGTCAACACTCAG GTTCTTGCTTTCAATGGTCAACCCGTGAAGAATCTTAAAAGCTTAGCGAACATGGTAGAGAGCTGCACCGACGAATATCTAAAGTTTGAATTGGAATATCAGCAG ATAGTGGTACTCCAAACAAAAACCGCCAAAGCAGCAACAGTGGACATCCTCTCAACTCATTGTATACCTTCTGCCATGTCAGATGATCTCAAGACCTGA
- the LOC110941757 gene encoding 39S ribosomal protein L47, mitochondrial isoform X1 has protein sequence MFLTRVFGRRLFSTARSEASAAGAAGTVRTAHNPLEEFFEADRNPEEEKPVVYGRSWKASELRLKSWDDLHKLWYVLLKEKNMLMTQRQMLHAQNLRFPNPERLPKVRKSMCRIKHVLTERAIEDPDPRRTAEMKRMINAL, from the exons ATGTTTTTGACAAGGGTTTTCGGAAGGAGGCTGTTTTCAACAGCAAGATCAGAGGCTTCTGCAGCTGGGGCTGCTGGTACAGTGAGGACCGCGCATAACCCGCTTGAGGAGTTCTTTGAGGCAGATAGGAATCCAGAGGAGGAAAAACCTGTTGTCTATG GACGTAGTTGGAAGGCTTCAGAACTGCGTCTCAAGTCATGGGATGATCTGCATAAGTTATGGTACGTCCTGCTTAAGGAAAAGAACATGCTCATGACTCAGCGCCAGATGCTTCATGCTCAAAACTTAAGGTTCCCTAATCCAGAACGCCTACCTAAG GTTAGAAAATCAATGTGTAGAATCAAGCATGTACTGACTGAAAGAGCAATTGAAGATCCAGATCCTCGGAGAACTGCTGAAATGAAGCGAATGATAAACGCTCTGTGA
- the LOC110941757 gene encoding 39S ribosomal protein L47, mitochondrial isoform X2 — protein sequence MFLTRVFGRRLFSTARSEASAAGAAGTVRTAHNPLEEFFEADRNPEEEKPVVYGRSWKASELRLKSWDDLHKLWYVLLKEKNMLMTQRQMLHAQNLRFPNPERLPKTSGQCAG from the exons ATGTTTTTGACAAGGGTTTTCGGAAGGAGGCTGTTTTCAACAGCAAGATCAGAGGCTTCTGCAGCTGGGGCTGCTGGTACAGTGAGGACCGCGCATAACCCGCTTGAGGAGTTCTTTGAGGCAGATAGGAATCCAGAGGAGGAAAAACCTGTTGTCTATG GACGTAGTTGGAAGGCTTCAGAACTGCGTCTCAAGTCATGGGATGATCTGCATAAGTTATGGTACGTCCTGCTTAAGGAAAAGAACATGCTCATGACTCAGCGCCAGATGCTTCATGCTCAAAACTTAAGGTTCCCTAATCCAGAACGCCTACCTAAG ACTTCTGGTCAATGTGCAGGTTAG